A genome region from Thalassotalea euphylliae includes the following:
- a CDS encoding hybrid sensor histidine kinase/response regulator: protein MFANWQLIVVSFSYIGLLFGIAYLGDKYRHQLTKQWQPLIYAMTMGVYCTSWSFLGTTGQAATDFLSHLPIFLGPILLFVFAWPFLLRMIRVSIKLNLTSIADLLAARFGKSHNLAILVTIVALVGTMPYLALQLKGIVYSFEQLQGSSPINTTQLGLIISLVLAGFTIVFGVRQLDVTERHPGVMLAIAFESMVKLIAFIIIGVFVCFFLFDSPQALWQQSNAQAQIASQLEFSNLTGLLAMLIVVMAAFLSLPRQFQVMVVELQDERDTRLARSLFPIYLLIFALLAIPMGLAGKELLGNQVPADTYVLFLPAVGGQNWMSLLAFLGAISAASSMVIIAAIALSTMLSNEIIFPLLYRYRGRKQDLSFNEFRVNLLKIRKLLVLCVIMLGYMVFLLASPDTLAALGVVAFGAFAQLTPALLAAFYWRGASLTGVFAGILVGFSMWLVLSFLPQMGLGFDGYGDALAESSTMVSLLSLLANIFVMYIISQVSRQSVQERVQASVFLEWQAPEAKTKQHKKTVSPKELELLVSRFIGQQKAREHFAAFNASVNKIVIGAAQYNQQLLEFTENKLASTMGASSARLVLSSALEGRDFALDELAILVEEASSQQQRFSQSLLQSAIENASEGISIIDKDLNLVAWNKKYIDLFGYSESVVYVGSPVASLIRFNLERGLYEADQVEQQVQRRIDFLRQGSPHSSERELGDKVIRIQGNPLPDGGFVMLFSDISAYRQAEKVLKDANVDLEALVDERTEKLAKVNRELALARHKAEQAHQQKSLYLKACSHDLMQPIEAARLFSEALANQPLSAQQQKQVENIGHSLKVANDLLSDLAEITRIESGKISPDVEPFALQSLFDEIASEFSLSAQQHGIRFTVKPTKMWVYSDRYLLRRMLQNLITNAFRYASPGCLLLGVRRRANKVQIQVIDTGPGIAQTKQALVFEQFTQLTSESQHKGKGLGLGLSITQGISQVLGHELSLHSELGHGCCFAIDVPRIEAASKPVAQAIKPVALDGICVLCIDDDEDVLAGMVEMLSSWHCEVLAANNVTSAVEMFEQHKFNIDILLVDYQLSATENGIALIKTLREMTNVYLPAILVSASSEQGLSDNAAAADIGFMRKMVKPAALRAMMSAKLSEQLHRQFVGERG, encoded by the coding sequence ATGTTCGCCAATTGGCAATTAATCGTTGTTAGTTTTAGTTATATTGGCTTGCTGTTTGGTATTGCTTATCTTGGCGACAAGTATCGCCATCAGTTAACTAAACAGTGGCAGCCGCTAATTTATGCCATGACCATGGGCGTGTATTGCACTTCGTGGAGCTTTTTAGGCACAACAGGGCAAGCGGCAACAGATTTTCTCTCTCATCTCCCAATTTTCTTGGGCCCCATTTTACTCTTTGTTTTCGCGTGGCCGTTTTTGTTGCGCATGATCCGCGTCAGTATCAAGCTTAACCTCACATCGATTGCTGACTTGTTGGCGGCGCGTTTTGGTAAATCTCATAACTTGGCGATTTTAGTAACGATCGTTGCTCTAGTTGGCACCATGCCGTATTTGGCATTGCAGCTAAAAGGCATTGTTTATTCATTTGAGCAATTGCAAGGCAGCTCGCCAATCAACACCACCCAGCTTGGTCTGATCATTAGCTTGGTCTTAGCAGGCTTCACTATTGTCTTTGGCGTGCGCCAGCTAGATGTGACTGAGCGCCACCCTGGTGTGATGTTGGCTATAGCTTTTGAGTCTATGGTTAAACTGATTGCCTTTATCATTATTGGCGTGTTTGTTTGCTTCTTTTTGTTCGACTCGCCCCAAGCCTTATGGCAGCAATCAAATGCTCAAGCACAAATAGCAAGCCAGTTAGAGTTTTCTAACTTAACTGGGTTATTGGCCATGTTAATTGTTGTGATGGCGGCGTTTTTATCATTGCCACGACAGTTTCAGGTGATGGTGGTTGAGCTGCAAGATGAGCGAGATACTCGACTAGCGCGTTCATTGTTCCCCATTTACTTATTAATTTTTGCGTTGTTGGCGATTCCAATGGGCTTAGCGGGTAAAGAATTGTTAGGTAATCAAGTACCCGCAGATACCTACGTACTCTTTTTACCTGCTGTTGGCGGTCAGAATTGGATGTCATTGCTGGCCTTTTTAGGGGCCATTTCGGCAGCCAGTTCTATGGTGATTATTGCCGCAATAGCACTTAGCACTATGCTCAGCAATGAAATTATTTTTCCATTGCTGTACCGTTATCGCGGTCGAAAACAAGACCTTTCATTCAATGAGTTTCGCGTTAACTTACTGAAAATAAGAAAGTTACTAGTGCTGTGCGTGATCATGCTGGGCTATATGGTGTTTTTACTAGCATCACCAGATACGTTAGCGGCACTTGGCGTGGTGGCATTTGGCGCTTTTGCGCAATTAACCCCTGCATTATTAGCCGCCTTTTACTGGCGAGGCGCTAGTTTAACCGGCGTTTTTGCGGGTATTTTAGTAGGTTTTTCGATGTGGCTCGTATTGAGCTTTTTACCGCAAATGGGGCTGGGGTTTGACGGCTATGGCGACGCCTTGGCTGAAAGTAGCACTATGGTTAGCTTGTTGAGTTTGCTCGCTAATATTTTTGTCATGTACATCATTTCGCAAGTGAGTCGCCAAAGTGTGCAAGAACGCGTGCAAGCTTCAGTATTTCTTGAATGGCAAGCGCCGGAAGCTAAGACCAAACAACACAAAAAAACTGTCAGCCCCAAAGAGCTTGAGCTACTGGTGTCGCGCTTTATTGGCCAGCAAAAAGCACGCGAGCATTTTGCTGCGTTTAATGCGTCAGTAAACAAAATCGTGATTGGTGCTGCGCAATATAACCAGCAATTATTGGAATTTACCGAAAACAAGTTGGCGAGCACAATGGGCGCATCGTCAGCGCGTTTGGTCTTATCATCGGCGCTAGAGGGGCGAGACTTCGCACTAGACGAACTGGCGATATTGGTGGAAGAAGCTTCGAGCCAACAGCAACGCTTTAGCCAATCACTGCTGCAAAGCGCAATTGAAAACGCCAGCGAAGGCATTTCCATTATTGATAAAGACCTTAATTTAGTGGCGTGGAATAAAAAATATATCGACTTATTCGGCTATTCAGAGTCTGTGGTTTATGTCGGTAGTCCAGTTGCTTCACTTATCCGCTTTAACCTTGAACGCGGGCTTTATGAGGCGGATCAAGTTGAGCAGCAAGTTCAGCGTCGTATTGATTTCCTTAGACAAGGTAGCCCGCATAGTTCAGAAAGGGAACTTGGCGATAAAGTGATCCGTATTCAAGGAAATCCTTTACCAGATGGTGGCTTTGTGATGCTGTTTTCCGATATTAGTGCCTACCGTCAGGCGGAAAAAGTACTAAAAGATGCCAATGTAGATTTAGAAGCCTTAGTGGATGAGCGCACCGAAAAGCTGGCTAAAGTGAATCGTGAGTTGGCGCTGGCACGACACAAAGCCGAGCAAGCACATCAACAAAAAAGCTTGTATTTAAAAGCTTGTAGCCACGATTTGATGCAGCCAATTGAGGCGGCGCGTTTGTTTAGTGAAGCCTTGGCAAATCAACCGTTATCAGCACAGCAGCAAAAGCAAGTTGAGAACATTGGTCACTCGCTCAAAGTCGCTAATGACTTATTGTCAGACTTGGCAGAAATCACCCGAATTGAGAGTGGTAAAATTAGCCCGGATGTTGAGCCATTTGCGCTGCAAAGCTTATTTGATGAAATAGCCAGCGAGTTTTCACTCTCAGCTCAGCAACATGGTATACGTTTTACAGTCAAGCCAACCAAGATGTGGGTGTACTCTGATCGCTATCTACTTAGGCGCATGTTGCAAAATTTGATCACTAACGCATTTCGCTATGCCAGCCCTGGATGCTTGTTATTAGGGGTAAGACGCCGTGCCAATAAAGTACAGATTCAAGTGATTGATACTGGGCCGGGTATCGCGCAAACGAAACAAGCACTGGTGTTTGAACAGTTCACTCAACTGACGAGTGAATCACAACACAAAGGCAAGGGCTTAGGGCTCGGCTTAAGCATTACCCAAGGGATCAGTCAGGTACTTGGTCACGAGTTATCGCTGCACTCTGAGCTCGGTCACGGCTGTTGCTTTGCCATTGACGTTCCGCGAATAGAAGCTGCGAGCAAACCTGTTGCTCAGGCGATCAAGCCAGTCGCACTCGATGGTATTTGCGTGTTGTGTATTGATGATGACGAAGACGTCTTAGCTGGTATGGTGGAAATGCTTTCCAGTTGGCATTGTGAGGTATTAGCAGCAAATAACGTTACTAGTGCTGTTGAGATGTTTGAGCAACATAAGTTTAATATCGATATTCTCTTGGTCGATTACCAATTGTCAGCAACAGAAAATGGTATTGCATTAATAAAGACATTACGTGAGATGACTAATGTTTATCTGCCCGCTATTTTAGTTAGTGCAAGCAGTGAACAAGGGCTTAGTGACAACGCTGCTGCTGCCGATATTGGCTTTATGCGTAAAATGGTCAAGCCTGCCGCATTAAGGGCAATGATGAGCGCTAAGTTAAGTGAGCAACTGCACCGACAGTTTGTTGGTGAACGAGGCTAA
- a CDS encoding sodium:solute symporter family protein, with the protein MDELKLYTWIAVGGTFGLYFFLAWWARAGSTSEFYAAGGGISPLQNGMAIGADWMSAASFISMAGLIAFLGYGGSVFLMGWTGGYVLLAMCLAPYMRKHGKFTVPEFIGDRFYSRTARIVAVVCLIIASVTYIIGQMKGVGVAFSRFLEVEYDMGLYIGMGVVFVYATLGGMKGITYTQIAQYVVLITAYTIPAIFISLQLTGNPIPQLGLGSTLADGSGVYLLDKLDMVVTDLGFKEYTTSTLGSVEMFAYTMSLMIGTAGLPHVIMRFFTVPSVKAARQSAGYALVFIALLYTVAPAVGAMARFNLMNTIEPAAGENLVYDERPQWFKDWERTGLLQFEDKNGDGKIQYTSDAATNEMVKVDRDIMVLANPSIANLPNWVIALVAAGGLAAALSTAAGLLLAISSAVSHDLMKGVLVPDMSEKTELRASRIVMTLSILFAGYLGLNPPGFAAGTVALAFGLAASSIFPALMMGIFSKKMSSKAAIAGMCAGLGVTMLYVFQHKGIMFIPGTSFMGGMEQNWFFGISPNAFGSVGALVNFAVAFIVLKATGPAPSEIQELVENFRTPHGQIASAHDH; encoded by the coding sequence ATGGACGAGTTAAAACTTTATACGTGGATCGCCGTTGGCGGTACCTTCGGTTTATATTTCTTCTTAGCTTGGTGGGCACGTGCTGGCTCAACCAGCGAATTCTATGCTGCTGGCGGTGGCATAAGCCCATTGCAAAACGGCATGGCGATTGGTGCTGACTGGATGAGTGCCGCATCGTTCATTTCGATGGCGGGTTTAATTGCCTTTTTAGGGTATGGCGGCTCAGTATTCTTGATGGGCTGGACAGGTGGCTATGTGCTGCTGGCAATGTGTTTAGCGCCTTATATGCGCAAACACGGCAAATTTACTGTACCTGAATTTATTGGTGACCGATTCTATTCACGCACCGCTCGTATTGTCGCTGTTGTTTGTTTAATTATTGCATCAGTAACATACATTATCGGCCAGATGAAAGGGGTCGGGGTAGCTTTCTCCCGCTTCTTGGAAGTGGAATACGATATGGGGCTTTATATTGGCATGGGTGTGGTTTTCGTTTACGCAACCCTTGGCGGTATGAAAGGTATTACTTACACGCAAATTGCCCAGTATGTGGTGTTAATCACGGCTTATACCATTCCCGCAATTTTCATTTCATTACAACTAACCGGTAACCCAATCCCGCAATTAGGCTTAGGTTCAACACTCGCCGATGGCAGTGGTGTCTATTTGCTTGATAAGCTCGATATGGTGGTCACCGATCTCGGTTTTAAAGAATATACCACCTCAACGCTTGGCTCGGTTGAAATGTTCGCCTATACCATGTCGTTGATGATAGGTACGGCGGGCTTACCGCACGTTATTATGCGCTTCTTTACTGTTCCTTCAGTAAAAGCGGCTCGTCAATCTGCGGGCTACGCTTTGGTTTTCATAGCATTGCTTTACACCGTTGCACCGGCTGTTGGCGCAATGGCACGCTTCAACTTGATGAATACCATTGAGCCCGCTGCGGGTGAGAATCTGGTATACGATGAGCGCCCACAGTGGTTTAAAGACTGGGAGCGTACCGGCTTACTGCAATTTGAAGACAAAAATGGCGATGGCAAAATTCAATACACCTCAGATGCGGCGACCAATGAAATGGTCAAAGTTGACCGCGACATTATGGTATTGGCGAACCCATCAATTGCGAATTTACCAAACTGGGTAATTGCACTTGTTGCGGCAGGTGGTCTAGCTGCTGCACTCTCCACAGCGGCAGGCCTGTTGTTAGCGATATCATCAGCAGTATCGCACGACTTGATGAAAGGGGTTTTGGTACCAGACATGAGTGAGAAAACTGAGCTGCGTGCCAGCCGGATTGTGATGACCTTGTCGATACTCTTTGCTGGCTACCTTGGCTTGAATCCCCCCGGCTTTGCCGCTGGTACTGTTGCACTCGCCTTTGGTTTAGCGGCATCCAGTATCTTCCCGGCACTGATGATGGGTATTTTCTCGAAGAAAATGAGTAGCAAAGCCGCAATTGCAGGTATGTGTGCAGGCCTTGGCGTAACCATGCTGTACGTGTTCCAGCACAAAGGCATCATGTTTATTCCAGGTACGTCATTTATGGGCGGTATGGAGCAAAACTGGTTCTTCGGAATTTCACCAAACGCATTTGGTTCGGTCGGCGCCTTGGTTAACTTTGCCGTTGCCTTTATTGTACTGAAAGCGACTGGTCCAGCGCCAAGCGAAATTCAAGAGTTAGTGGAAAACTTCCGCACACCACATGGCCAAATTGCCAGTGCGCATGACCATTAA
- a CDS encoding DUF4212 domain-containing protein, which translates to METSYWQENLRLILICLAIWFIVSFGFGLLLVEPLNAIRLGGYKLGFWFAQQGSIYTFVGLIFWYAHKMNQLDKKYNVEDQ; encoded by the coding sequence GTGGAAACAAGTTACTGGCAGGAGAACCTGCGACTTATTTTAATCTGTCTCGCAATATGGTTTATCGTATCGTTCGGCTTTGGCTTATTGCTTGTTGAACCGCTAAACGCAATTCGTTTAGGGGGTTACAAACTAGGTTTCTGGTTTGCCCAACAAGGTTCAATTTATACCTTTGTCGGATTGATATTCTGGTATGCCCACAAAATGAATCAACTAGATAAAAAATATAATGTGGAGGACCAGTAA
- a CDS encoding putative nucleotidyltransferase substrate binding domain-containing protein: MDNELSEIYAFIGGIAPFEQVPLERIIKLVSHINICYITQHQQLPTDKLNANSAPSFYIVRKGALSYVKTEVASDCQQDQSQDKELIGKYGEGDICTVFCYPDKYPDIEVIAEEDCLLYCIEKQALLDCFSDTPAIIHFFEQSAAERLKNQVTALHEQAMVDATLANTGIDQLYQSPAATIKLNSSISETAQKMTELGFSCLVVVDAANKVCGIVTDKDFRRRCIAQGIDPNEPISAIMTADITTMDVRNTAFNALITMTSRHIHHLPITDQGQLCGMLTITDLMYFAEQNAISLTSQIHKSSSVDELVELSQLLPKLQIRMAKLGIPAEQVGKSVSAITMAITIRLIEIAEQLYGRAPVPFAWVAAGSQARQEQMAQSDQDNALIIDNSMQPEHAPWFEKLAIFVCDGLAKCGFIYCPGDIMATNPKWRQTEAKWQQYFHTWINSPDPKALLQCSVFFDLTTIYGDTTLLARLQRQTLARTQKASLFIAHLSRNALQFKPPLGFFRDFVLISNGDNKKTMDLKHNGIAPIVDLARIYALQQGISAVNTIERLRQAAGTPALTKASADNLIDAFEFLTTLRLSHQASQLTHGHKADNYLSPKEISKLEREHLKDAFKVIKTLQDNRQAVY; this comes from the coding sequence ATGGATAACGAACTCAGTGAAATTTATGCCTTTATTGGAGGGATCGCACCGTTTGAGCAAGTACCACTTGAGCGTATCATTAAGCTCGTCAGCCATATCAATATTTGCTACATCACCCAACATCAGCAATTGCCAACTGATAAATTAAATGCAAACAGTGCCCCGAGTTTTTATATTGTGCGTAAAGGGGCGCTTAGCTATGTAAAAACAGAAGTCGCTAGCGATTGCCAGCAAGACCAAAGCCAAGACAAGGAATTGATAGGCAAATATGGCGAAGGCGATATCTGTACGGTATTTTGCTATCCAGATAAATATCCAGATATTGAGGTGATTGCCGAAGAAGACTGTCTACTCTACTGTATTGAAAAACAAGCCTTGCTAGATTGTTTCAGTGATACCCCCGCCATTATTCACTTTTTTGAGCAATCAGCAGCAGAGCGGCTAAAAAACCAAGTCACCGCCTTGCATGAGCAGGCCATGGTGGACGCGACATTAGCCAATACCGGGATCGACCAGCTGTATCAATCGCCAGCCGCTACGATTAAGCTCAATAGCAGCATCAGCGAAACGGCACAAAAAATGACGGAATTAGGTTTTTCCTGCCTTGTGGTAGTTGATGCGGCGAACAAAGTATGTGGCATAGTCACCGACAAAGACTTTCGTCGCCGTTGTATTGCCCAAGGGATTGATCCCAATGAGCCAATTAGCGCGATTATGACCGCTGACATCACCACCATGGACGTTAGAAATACTGCCTTTAACGCCCTGATCACTATGACTAGCCGCCATATTCACCATTTGCCAATTACCGATCAAGGCCAACTGTGCGGTATGCTCACCATTACCGACCTAATGTATTTTGCTGAGCAAAATGCCATTAGTTTGACCAGTCAAATTCATAAATCAAGCTCGGTCGATGAACTGGTTGAACTCAGTCAGTTGTTGCCTAAGCTTCAGATCAGAATGGCAAAACTTGGCATACCCGCTGAGCAAGTGGGGAAAAGTGTTAGTGCAATCACCATGGCAATTACCATTCGCTTAATTGAAATTGCCGAGCAGCTATACGGCCGAGCACCTGTACCTTTTGCTTGGGTAGCGGCAGGCTCGCAGGCTAGACAAGAGCAAATGGCACAATCAGATCAAGACAACGCGCTGATTATCGACAATAGCATGCAACCAGAGCACGCCCCTTGGTTTGAAAAGCTTGCCATCTTTGTGTGTGATGGATTAGCCAAATGCGGTTTTATTTATTGTCCGGGTGATATTATGGCAACCAACCCGAAATGGCGACAAACTGAAGCAAAATGGCAGCAATACTTTCATACTTGGATAAATTCGCCTGATCCAAAAGCACTGCTCCAATGCAGTGTTTTCTTCGATTTAACCACCATATACGGTGACACCACCTTGCTCGCTCGCCTGCAGCGACAAACCTTGGCGCGAACCCAAAAAGCGAGTTTGTTTATTGCCCATTTATCGAGAAATGCACTGCAATTCAAACCACCGTTAGGCTTTTTCCGCGATTTTGTATTGATTTCCAATGGTGACAATAAGAAAACCATGGATCTAAAGCACAATGGCATAGCACCGATTGTTGATTTAGCCCGTATTTATGCGCTGCAACAAGGCATTAGCGCAGTAAACACCATAGAGCGTTTGCGCCAAGCGGCAGGCACCCCGGCACTCACCAAGGCATCCGCCGACAACCTAATTGATGCTTTCGAATTTTTAACCACACTTAGGCTTAGTCATCAGGCAAGCCAATTAACTCATGGTCACAAAGCTGATAACTATTTATCTCCCAAGGAGATTTCTAAGCTTGAGCGGGAGCATTTAAAAGATGCGTTTAAAGTAATTAAAACACTGCAAGATAACCGTCAGGCGGTTTACTGA